Proteins encoded together in one Micromonospora auratinigra window:
- a CDS encoding STAS domain-containing protein, whose product MEFGTREVGPDRVVLAPTGDLDLAVAPAFDRAVDVLLDRPGVVEIVVDLTGVPFLDSSGVAALLRAAAEAVGRGATLRVTDPQPTVLRVLRITAVDVLLGVAGDGPAPESGRRLG is encoded by the coding sequence ATGGAGTTCGGTACGCGGGAGGTCGGGCCGGACCGGGTGGTCCTCGCCCCGACCGGCGATCTCGACCTGGCCGTCGCGCCGGCCTTCGACCGCGCGGTGGACGTCCTGCTGGATCGGCCAGGTGTGGTCGAGATCGTGGTCGACCTCACCGGCGTGCCGTTCCTCGACTCCAGCGGGGTGGCCGCCCTGCTCCGGGCCGCCGCCGAGGCGGTCGGTCGCGGCGCCACCCTGCGGGTGACCGATCCGCAGCCGACCGTGCTCCGGGTGCTCCGGATCACCGCCGTCGACGTCCTGCTCGGCGTCGCCGGGGACGGGCCCGCACCGGAGTCCGGCCGGCGGCTGGGCTGA